In Phycisphaerales bacterium, the sequence ATGCCCAGCGCCAGGAGCGCCATGTGAAGGCCCGCCGTCCCCGACGAGCACGACACCCCATACCGGCACCCCGCCCGGTCCGCCACCAACGCCTCGAACTGTTCCGATACAGGCCCAAGCGCGAGCCGCCCGGACCGCAACACCTGCAACACCGCACGCTCTTCGAGTTCCGAGATGTCGGGTTTGGAGAGGGGAATTTCCTGATCGACGCGTCGGGCCATGCTGGATTATCGGCCTCCCAACCCCGCGACATAAACCCCACCACCCGGAAATGAAACAGGCCCCGCCATCGCGACGGGGCCCGCACGAATCCTGACCGTGGAAACGCTCAGACCTTGAACTTGCCGACGATGGCCCGGAGTTGCTCGGCGTTCTGGGAGAGGTTCTGGGCCGCCTGCGCCGCCTGGTTCGCCCCCTGGTTGCTCTCACGCGTCACCGCCGAGATCTGCTGCACCGAGCGGGCGATCTCCTCCGTCGCCGCCGACTGCTCCGTCGCCGCTGCCGCGATCGAGGACACCATCTCCACCACATTCCTTGACCCATCCAGGATCTTCGCCAGGGCTCCACCGGCGGAGTTCACGAGGTCCACGCCCTTGGAGACGCGGCCGCTCCCCGCCTGGATCTGCTGGACCGCCTCGCCCGTCCCATTCTGGATCTCCTTGATGCTCTGCGCCACTTCCTCGGTCGCCTTGGTCGTCCGCTCGGCGAGTTTGCGGACCTCATCGGCGACGACCGCGAACCCGCGTCCGTGCTCGCCCGCCCGCGCCGCCTCGATCGCCGCGTTGAGCGCGAGAAGGTTCGTCTGGTCGGCGATCTCGTTGATGACGCCGATGATCGCGCCGATCTGCTCGCTCTTCTTCCCCAGGTCCAGCACGCTGTCGGCCGACGACGTGACCTCGCCCGAGATCATCTTCATCTCTTCCACCGTGTCCTGCACGATGCGTCCGCCCTCCTCGGCCTGGTGGCGGGAGTCCCCCGCCGCCTTCGACGTGGCCTCGGACTTCTGCGCGACCTCCGTCGCCGACGCCGCCATCTCCTCGACGGCCGCCGAGACCTGCGACGTCTGACGCTCCTGCTCGGTCAACCCAGCCGCCATCTCCTCCGCCGACGCGGCGATCTCCGTCGCCGCCGCCGCCACGGAGTTCGACGAGTCCACCACGGTTCGGATAAGACCCTGGAAAGTCTCAACAAAGCCATCGAAGGTCTTCGCCACGACGCCGATCTCGTCCGTGCTACTCAGATTCACCCGCTGCGTCAGGTCACCCGTTGCGACGGTCTTGATGCGCTCCACCAGCATGGAGAGCGGCTTGGTCACCATATTCCGGATTGCCAGGATGAACCCAAACGCCACAACGCTGATGGTCGGCATGCTGACAAACAAGCCGTTCTTGACGAACCCCGCGACCTGCGCGTCGGCCCGCTCCAGCGGCATCGAGACCTCGTACGCCCCGTGCATGTCCCCGGGCTTCCACCCTTCCATGGCAAAGCCGAGCGGGTCCTTGCCATCGAACTTTCCACTCGCATCACGCTCGTCGTACCGCGCCGGATCGCCGTGGCACAGCATGCACGACTCATCCAACTTGATCGCCCGCATGTAGTGCAGCGTGTTCGTCTTCTCGTCGATGCGTCCCAGCGACATCTCCCCCCCGCTCTTGGCCTGAGCCTCGAGATCCCGCAGCATCTCGGCCCGGAAGGTCCCGCTCGCCGGCTCGTTCTTGGGGTTGCGGGCCTCGAACGCCGCCACCTTGAAGTCGATGTGCTCGCGTTCCGCGGCCTTCCCCGCCGCCGTCCAACCGACGACCACGGGGATCGTCTCATAGAACCGCGTCTGGTCATACCCCTTGCCGTGCGAGACCTCCTCGAGCGCCTCAGCCAGGAGCGACTCGCCATCGAAGGCCTTTTCGCTCTGCAGACGCGACGCGTGATTCTTCGTCTCGTCAGCCACTGCCGTGAACGCCGCCGCCTTCTCCATCAGCGACGCCCGGGCGTCCTTCGCGTACCCGCGAACGAACACCACATAGTTCACCGCCACCGCGGCCACGATCGCCAGGACCGCCGGCACAACAATCTTGGCCGAGAGTCCGAGAACACGACGAGGGGTTCCATCCGTAGTTGCCATGCGAGTCTCCGAGTAAATGGGGCGATGTGCTCGATCGCCTGCAATCTCGGACGGATACTCGTGTCGCTTTCCCAACCACCCGACCGACTCGATCACAATACCCCCTTCGGAGGGGCACAGACGGTACAAACCGACTCTTCGAGCATCTCCCACGCAACAAAACCACGCCACGCTCTCGAAGAGCATGACGTGGCGCGTGGCACACGGTGCCGAACGGGTCCTATACCTTGAACTTGCCGACGATGGCCCGGAGTTGCTCGGCGTTCTGGGAGAGGTTCTGGGCCGCCTGCGCCGCCTGGTTCGCCCCCTGGTTGCTCTCACGCGTCACCGCCGAGATCTGCTGCACCGAGCGGGCGATCTCCTCCGTCGCCGCCGACTGCTCCGTCGCCGCCGCCGCGATCGAGGACACCATCTCCACCACGTTCCTTGATCCGTCCAGGATCTTCGCGAGGGCTCCGCCCGCCGAGTTCACGAGGTCCACGCCCTTGGAGACGCGGCCGCTCCCCGCCTGGATCTGCTGCACCGCCTCGCCCGTGCCGTTCTGGATCTCCTTGATGCTCTGAGCGACCTCCTCGGTCGCCTTGGTCGTCCGCTCGGCGAGTTTGCGGACCTCATCGGCGACGACCGCAAACCCGCGACCGTGCTCGCCCGCCCGCGCCGCCTCGATCGCCGCGTTGAGCGCGAGAAGGTTCGTCTGGTCGGCGATCTCGTTGATGACCCCGATGATCGCGCCGATCTGCTCGCTCTTCTTCCCCAGGTCCAGCACGCTGTCGGCCGACGACGTGACCTCGCC encodes:
- a CDS encoding methyl-accepting chemotaxis protein, whose translation is MATTDGTPRRVLGLSAKIVVPAVLAIVAAVAVNYVVFVRGYAKDARASLMEKAAAFTAVADETKNHASRLQSEKAFDGESLLAEALEEVSHGKGYDQTRFYETIPVVVGWTAAGKAAEREHIDFKVAAFEARNPKNEPASGTFRAEMLRDLEAQAKSGGEMSLGRIDEKTNTLHYMRAIKLDESCMLCHGDPARYDERDASGKFDGKDPLGFAMEGWKPGDMHGAYEVSMPLERADAQVAGFVKNGLFVSMPTISVVAFGFILAIRNMVTKPLSMLVERIKTVATGDLTQRVNLSSTDEIGVVAKTFDGFVETFQGLIRTVVDSSNSVAAAATEIAASAEEMAAGLTEQERQTSQVSAAVEEMAASATEVAQKSEATSKAAGDSRHQAEEGGRIVQDTVEEMKMISGEVTSSADSVLDLGKKSEQIGAIIGVINEIADQTNLLALNAAIEAARAGEHGRGFAVVADEVRKLAERTTKATEEVAQSIKEIQNGTGEAVQQIQAGSGRVSKGVDLVNSAGGALAKILDGSRNVVEMVSSIAAAATEQSAATEEIARSVQQISAVTRESNQGANQAAQAAQNLSQNAEQLRAIVGKFKV